CTGGAAACCATCAAGACTGCGGAGGAACTCATCGATCAAAGGAAGCTTCAGTTTTGAAGCTTCTTCATAGGTCCCCTCGAAGCCAACCGTCCCTTCCCAGAGAATGATAATTCGATCTGAGATAAAAAAGACATCCGGAATGTCGTGGCTGATCATGACAGCGGTAAACCCGAATTTTCGCCTGTAATGGGTTATCATGCTCAGAATCATGTTTTTCCGGATGGGGTCCTGACCCGTGGTTGGCTCATCAAAGAGCACGATCTTCGGGTCCTCAACCAGCGCCCGTGCCAGGGCTACCCGTTTCTGCATCCCGCCCGAGAGTTCCGACGGATACTTATCCATGGCTTCAGTAAGTTCAAGGTCCTCGATCCTTTTCAATACCTTTGCCTCGATCTCTTTCCTGCTGAGGTTCGTGGTCTGCTGGAGTGGAAAGGCGACATTTTCGAAGACCGTCATCGAGTCGAGGAGGGCGTTGTTCTGAAACAGGTAGGCGATGGTGCTTCTGCATTCGTCCCATTCGTTCTTTTTCATTGTATCCACAGGCTTTCCCTGAAAAAGGATAGTGCCTTCATCCGGCTTCAAGAGACCGATGATGTGCTTGAGAAGCACACTTTTCCCGGTACCGCTCTTCCCGATGATCGTCGTAATCTGGTTTTCATAGATTTTAACGTTGACATTGTTGAGTACAGTCTTATCACCAAACCTTTTAGTGACATCTCTGAATTCTATCAACGGTGTCGTTTCCATAATCAGTCCTACATAAGAAAGGAGGTTACTACATAATCCGCAATGAGAATCATCACACATGAGAGCACGACGGCAGAGATAGTGGCAAGGCCTACGGCCTTAGCTCCGTAACCATCAGACCGCATATGGCAGAAATAGCCCTGGAAGCAGCAGACACATGACACAATCAGGGCGAAAACTAAAGATTTTATAAAGCCTCCCCTGACGTCTACCATATTTATAGAGGATTGTACCCGGTAAAAGTACGTACCTGCGTTCGTCCCTAACAGGAGAACTCCGGTAAGATATCCTCCGATTATTCCGATGAGATCAAAAAAGGAGGTGAGCAAGGGAAAGCTGATAATTGAGGCGGCAATCCTCGGGCTGACAAGGTAACGTACCGGATCAATTCGCATGGAGTATAGGGCGTCAATCTGCTCGGAGATACGAAGGATCCCGATCTCTGCAGTCATGGCAGAGCCGGCCCGTGCGGTGATCATAATAGCTGTGAGAACTGGTCCCAGTTCCCTGATGAGGGAGAGGGATATGGCAGACCCGAGAGCCCCGACAGAGCCGAATTTCACCAGGGTGTAGAAAAGCTGCAACCCGAGCACCATACCGGTGAAAAGGCCTACCAGCATCACGATCAGGGATGACCTGGCGCCGATATAAAACACCTGCTTCACGATCTCGGGAAATTGTTTTCGCCGGAGGATGTTGGCAAAGGCAAGAAAGAAGAAAAGGGCCATTGCGCCCAGATTGCCCACCAGGTGGATGGTCCCCCTACCGATGACAGGAAAAAGGAGTGTAAAATGATTGCTACGCTGTGGTGATCCTGTTCCTGTCAAGTCTGTTTCTTCGCCTCTCTTTATGGAGTTGGGAACGGAAAACTCAATGGGGACAGAACTTGAAATATCAGTTTTTTCCATTATTCCCGATCCGCATTTCTCCATTTTCCTTCTATTCCAACAGGTTGTCAAGGGATTTTTGAGAGGGATAGAGAGGTTTAGTTTCGGGAAACGCTCTTCCGCCCTTGCAGTCTGTCCCAAGTTAAGGGCTGAGCCCGATGACCCAACCGAACGATCATAGCCAAAAGTAAGAGCGCAGAACGTGACGGGCAGGTTCTCGCTAATAGGAGTGAATCTCCTTTTCTGTAGTATTAAGAAACGGCATGTGGTATATTTATGTACATAAAACAGAAAATAGCTTCAGGATCGTTAGAACAGTAGCACAAGAAGGATACACAATGTACCAAAGCGCCGCAAGGAGTCAATAATGAAAAAACCTTTTTCCCGCATGGCCCCCACTAAGCATTTAGATGAAGCCAGAAAAGCCCTTGCCGATGGTTATAAGCCTGATTCAAACCCAATGAAAACCGTATGGGGCAGAGTGAGCGACGCAAGAAAACATCTTAAGGAAATCGAGGCAGAATCGCATGAATATATCGCAGCCCGGGGACTCATGCGCGAAGTACTCTTGAGAGAACGGAAAATCAAAAATGTGTGCATTGGCATTGAGCATCACCTCATGATAAAACAGCGTGAAATGTTGGCGGATGAATTGGAGCAGTATTCTCACAAAAGGGGTATACTCGTTGAGATAGAGCTAAGCGGCCCAGATAAGACATCTATAAGATTGATGTGTCCATTGTTGCGTGAAGTATCGATTGATAGAATTGTAAATGAAACCAATTTATTCACATATCTCAAGAAG
The sequence above is a segment of the Pseudomonadota bacterium genome. Coding sequences within it:
- a CDS encoding ATP-binding cassette domain-containing protein, with amino-acid sequence METTPLIEFRDVTKRFGDKTVLNNVNVKIYENQITTIIGKSGTGKSVLLKHIIGLLKPDEGTILFQGKPVDTMKKNEWDECRSTIAYLFQNNALLDSMTVFENVAFPLQQTTNLSRKEIEAKVLKRIEDLELTEAMDKYPSELSGGMQKRVALARALVEDPKIVLFDEPTTGQDPIRKNMILSMITHYRRKFGFTAVMISHDIPDVFFISDRIIILWEGTVGFEGTYEEASKLKLPLIDEFLRSLDGFQDELTGLLSREAFRVHYTAMLGGTATVAAVSAAVFSVRLNILHEALGPQAAVEVLKALGEYTNRRFNPVGGFSARHSRDQVLTIFPHTTPDEAKELVAGFAQELQQEALASIESIAEAKIGAGQSFDIYIRAGITEVSPADEIEQIIERAEKNQEIIATHRCDAGGSV
- a CDS encoding ABC transporter permease gives rise to the protein MEKCGSGIMEKTDISSSVPIEFSVPNSIKRGEETDLTGTGSPQRSNHFTLLFPVIGRGTIHLVGNLGAMALFFFLAFANILRRKQFPEIVKQVFYIGARSSLIVMLVGLFTGMVLGLQLFYTLVKFGSVGALGSAISLSLIRELGPVLTAIMITARAGSAMTAEIGILRISEQIDALYSMRIDPVRYLVSPRIAASIISFPLLTSFFDLIGIIGGYLTGVLLLGTNAGTYFYRVQSSINMVDVRGGFIKSLVFALIVSCVCCFQGYFCHMRSDGYGAKAVGLATISAVVLSCVMILIADYVVTSFLM